The proteins below come from a single Sorghum bicolor cultivar BTx623 chromosome 4, Sorghum_bicolor_NCBIv3, whole genome shotgun sequence genomic window:
- the LOC8056393 gene encoding uncharacterized protein LOC8056393: MGAGSSRADAPSRRRARLSLGGCFGAGSSSSAAAAVAAEHRGGSFTAAGPSSSRAIEVQSRQSGRPVSALNFQASLAAKDLQISSESNPRLHSSSSTISHHLRFNHLNCHENKEDGLGTENAETSGLESSSRKPVMVRGSLSNEAVNSDVSGEGISFIGSELENVPSTVSTNEIGDSTSESGLGPSLMTSERIMSDLEGEISPQGTSSTTVMTSERSDVSQSSLTSMFPNSSTASSATVEPMPDPIPTRADVPIFSGPHGETGGSILHDDMMSIFSNDGLGRFRDSISSETRRSHRRILWDAFSRRGSRGYPESDADDLGFYSTWLDLGDDIFEELGESRYFHRRRHGSIRVSQYSRSRIREHRRAVFDSGNEQSTAACPLGIHPIGRCTCDSFLIAEESSARASISRIVMLTEALFEVLDEIHRQPASLSLSMVSVQAPESVVNSLPCKSYKKLETPQCSDDMEQCHICLTEYEDGDQIRTLPCKHEFHLQCVDKWLKEIHRVCPLCRGDVCEVGS, encoded by the exons ATGGGCGCCGGGAGCAGCCGCGCGGACGCGCCGTCGCGGCGCCGGGCGCGCCTCAGCCTCGGCGGGTGCTTCGGGGCCGGATCCTCctcgtccgccgccgccgctgtcgcCGCCGAGCACCGCGGCGGGAGCTTCACCGCGGCCGGGCCCTCGTCCTCGCGCGCTATCGAG GTACAATCTCGACAGTCAGGGCGACCAGTGagtgccctgaattttcaggCTTCTCTGGCTGCTAAGGATCTCCAGATTTCCAGTGAGTCAAATCCAAGGCTGCATTCGTCTTCAAGCACCATAAGCCATCATCTCAGATTCAATCACCTCAACTGTCATGAGAACAAGGAAGATGGCCTGGGGACTGAAAATGCTGAAACAAGTGGCCTTGAAAGCTCATCTAGGAAACCTGTCATGGTTAGGGGAAGTCTCAGTAATGAAGCTGTTAATAGTGATGTATCAGGAGAAGGAATAAGTtttataggatcagagttggaAAATGTTCCTAGCACAGTTTCCACTAATGAAATTGGTGACTCAACTTCTGAATCTGGTTTGGGCCCCTCGTTGATGACATCTGAAAGGATCATGTCTGACTTAGAAGGAGAGATATCTCCGCAAGGGACCTCATCAACAACTGTCATGACAAGTGAAAGATCAGATGTATCTCAATCTAGCTTAACATCTATGTTTCCTAACTCTTCAACTGCATCATCTGCGACTGTGGAACCAATGCCAGATCCGATCCCTACCAGAGCAGATGTCCCCATATTCAGTGGGCCACATGGTGAgactggagggagtatattacaTGATGACATGATGAGCATTTTCTCAAATGATGGTCTAGGACGCTTTCGAGATTCTATCAGCAGTGAAACAAGGAGGAGTCACAGAAGGATTCTATGGGATGCATTTTCCAGGCGCGGCTCAAGAGGTTATCCAGAATCTGATGCTGATGACCTTGGATTTTACAGTACATGGCTAGACCTTGGTGATGACATTTTTGAAGAGTTGGGGGAATCAAGATATTTTCATCGCAGGCGACATGGTTCAATTAGAGTAAGCCAGTATTCAAGATCCCGG ATTAGGGAGCATCGCCGTGCTGTTTTTGATAGTGGTAATGAACAAAGCACTGCGGCATGTCCTCTGGGGATTCATCCAATTGGGCGATGCACCTGtgattctttcttgattgctgaaGAATCTAGTGCCCGTGCAAGTATATCAAGAATTGTCATGTTAACTGAGGCGTTATTTGAG GTGTTGGATGAAATTCACCGTCAACCTGCATCACTTTCACTTTCCATGGTCTCTGTTCAGGCTCCTGAATCTGTGGTTAATTCGTTGCCATGTAAGagctacaaaaagcttgagacACCCCAATGCAGTGATGATATGGAACA GTGCCATATCTGCCTAACTGAATATGAGGATGGAGACCAGATAAGAACTCTTCCTTGCAAGCACGAGTTCCACCTGCAATGTGTTGACAAATGGCTGAAAGAAATACACAG GGTGTGCCCTCTGTGCCGTGGAGATGTCTGCGAAGTCGGCTCATGA
- the LOC8084648 gene encoding uncharacterized protein LOC8084648, producing MAASGPPPNSPFAPCSTPTPAAAAAAPMAASGPPLEDCLRLLRGERDEQKLAGLLVATNLCRAGDSDAVSKVYRAVGPRFLRRLLNTGLGKVEGGKEEEREAYLRLAVTVLAGLARVPEVAADEGVVSTVPLVAEVITKSTDPAITEECFELLSLIAIASEDGAYKFCEPGVVDMIFLQILSLTDGSKCIELAINLMQLLVHKLKVDTMSVEKLQGMTSMVTCLARLFAVLHTAVKFDALHMLTTLLSQKESPLHDSLRSIPASIWESHIRVGITAILQNRVVSSEKLHTLLLAECMMSILGENWLSEDFHVPDNQNVLPVDKFMLLVLESARVEVAVLLNELAYLKYESSKTSQTDEAICQKQRNLAILFSLIEKIIKMISNASSGEGAPIQTIHESTIMQAITGLNETISLVLDFLQDAKDHGQQKGDDLLAAARIVGSYLAEAPYACKEKTGNLLEFIFSIEGQDESSPFYSICFMLPMLSQITMEVDGCRTLASFGGYKAVIDCLVKMSEQDGMMIDNGSMFLACDTIINFMSNRKSVHIPVDSRFIRLLKALVTWAGTTDASSVTMTASCLCAMLLELTSEEFLLSCSHFDAKTLGSLAELIIRSLQQDIPDDDREQFNQKQIIVSGYRRWADRFPHVKEVVEQHVSV from the exons ATGGCGGCCTCCGGTCCTCCCCCTAACTCCCCCTTCGCACCTTGCTCCACTCCTacaccagccgccgccgccgctgcgccGATGGCGGCCTCCGGCCCGCCGCTCGAAGACTGCCTCCGCCTGCTCCGCGGCGAGCGCGACGAGCAGAAGCTGGCGGGCCTGCTCGTCGCCACCAACCTCTGCCGCGCGGGCGACAGCGACGCCGTCTCCAAGGTCTACCGTGCCGTTGGGCCCCGCTTCCTCCGACGCCTCCTCAACACCG GGTTAGGGAAAGTGGAGGGCGGGAAGGAGGAGGAGCGAGAGGCATACCTGCGGCTCGCCGTCACCGTGCTCGCAGGGCTCGCGCGCGTCCCGGAGGTTGCGGCCGACGAGGGGGTCGTTTCCACTGTGCCCCTAGTCGCCGAGGTTATCACGAAATC GACTGATCCAGCAATCACTGAAGAATGCTTTGAACTTCTGTCACTTATTGCAATAGCCTCTGAAGATGGGGCATATAAGTTTTGTGAGCCTGGTGTAGTAGACATGATATTCCTTCAAATCTTAAGCTTAACAGATG GTTCTAAGTGCATAGAACTTGCCATTAACCTAATGCAGTTACTAGTTCATAAACTCAAAGTTGACACTATGAGTGTGGAGAAACTGCAAGGCATGACTAGCATG GTAACCTGCCTTGCCAGGCTTTTTGCTGTTCTCCATACTGCAGTTAAATTTGATGCCCTGCACATGCTTACCACCCTCCTGTCCCAAAAAGAATCT CCACTTCATGATTCTTTGAGATCAATACCGGCATCAATTTGGGAATCTCATATTCGAGTTGGAATCACTGCCATTCTCCAAAATCGTGTTG TATCCTCTGAAAAGCTGCACACACTTCTTTTGGCGGAGTGCATGATGTCCATACTAGGCGAGAATTGGTTGTCAGAAGATTTTCATGTCCCGGATAATCAAAATGTGTTGCCTGTTGACAA attcatgttgcttgtccTCGAATCCGCAAGGGTTGAAGTGGCAGTCCTGCTAAATGAGCTTGCTTATCTGAAGTATGAGTCGTCAAAAACTTCTCAGACAGATGAAGCCATCTGTCAGAAACAGAGAAACCTGGCTATACTATTTTCATTAATAGAAAAAATAATCAAAATGATATCAAATGCCAGTAGTGGTGAAG GTGCACCAATTCAGACCATCCATGAAAGTACCATAATGCAGGCCATTACGGGATTAAATGAGACAATCAGTTTAGTCTTAGATTTTCTTCAGGACGCAAAG gatcatggtcaacaGAAAGGTGATGATCTTTTGGCAGCTGCAAGAATAGTAGGAAG TTATCTGGCAGAAGCACCATATGCCTGCAAGGAGAAGACTGGAAATCTATTGGAATTTATCTTTTCTATAGAAGGTCAAGATGAATCAAG CCCCTTCTATTCTATTTGCTTCATGCTTCCAATGCTATCCCAAATAACAATGGAGGTTGATGGGTGTAGAACTTTGGCATCATTTGGCGGCTATAAGGCA GTTATAGATTGCCTTGTTAAAATGAGTGAGCAGGATGGAATGATGATTGACAATGGTAGCATGTTTTTGGCATGTGACACCATCATAAATTTCATGTCTAAT AGGAAGAGTGTTCATATTCCAGTGGATTCTCGCTTCATTCGCCTTCTAAAGGCACTTGTTACATGGGCTG GAACCACAGATGCCTCATCAGTTACCATGACAGCATCCTGCTTATGTGCAATGCTGTTGGAGTTGACGTCAGAAGAGTTTCTATTGAGCTGCTCTCATTTTGACGCCAAGACCCTTGGGAGTTTGGCTGAGCTCATTATCAGAAGTTTGCAACAG GATATCCCTGATGATGACAGGGAGCAATTCAACCAGAAGCAGATCATTGTATCAG GTTATAGGCGATGGGCTGATCGGTTTCCACATGTTAAAGAAGTTGTGGAGCAGCATGTGTCTGTGTGA
- the LOC8056392 gene encoding uncharacterized protein LOC8056392 isoform X1, giving the protein MVIMAGMLPGVESARRRRVRQSSESGAARRPSLCLYAGGLGSSSSAAAAAASSKARTLLAITHQSVRSCRLHVVGGVLVMLCGCLQVWSGACGDTTAAMACAWMTTLGSDAREAKERLDHKLRGHRQPVVLKRHQTTSTRPPPAKPQDDATRGAGGSDGHHSATAPCGVLLHREVLPSLSSKPRKGGGCRFSWRRRPPAAESEAEAECAVCLEELRAGDVVARLPCAHRFHWSCAVPWVQAVSRCPVCRAHVHLAAGAGPTS; this is encoded by the exons ATGGTCATCATGGCCGGCATGCTCCCCGGCGTGGAgagcgcgcggaggcggcgggTGCGGCAGTCGTCGGAGTCGggggcggcgcggcggccgtCCCTGTGCCTGTACGCCGGCGGGCTTGGTTCGTCGTcgtcggcagcagcagcagcagcttcgtCCAAGGCAAGAACTTTGCTCGCCATCACCCATCAGTCTGTTCGTTCATGTCGTCTGCATGTGGTGGGTGGCGTCCTTGTGATGCTTTGCGGTTGCCTGCAGGTGTGGAGCGGCGCGTGCGGGGACACGACGGCGGCGATGGCGTGCGCGTGGATGACGACGCTGGGCAGCGACGCCCGGGAGGCCAAGGAGAGGCTGGATCACAAGCTCAGGGGACACAGACAGCCTGTGGTGCTCAAGAG GCATCAGACGACGAGCACGCGACCACCGCCGGCAAAACCGCAGGACGAcgcgacgcgcggcgccggcgGAAGCGACGGCCACCACTCGGCAACGGCGCCCTGCGGCGTGCTGCTGCACCGGGAGGTACTGCCGTCGCTGTCGTCGAAGCCGAGGAAAGGAGGAGGGTGCCGGTTCAGCtggcgccgccgcccgccggcggccgagtcggaggcggaggcggagtgcGCGGTGTGCCTGGAGGAGCTCCGCGCGGGGGACGTGGTGGCGCGCCTGCCCTGCGCGCACCGTTTCCACTGGTCATGCGCCGTGCCCTGGGTCCAGGCCGTCTCTCGGTGCCCCGTCTGCCGCGCCCACGTCCacctcgccgccggcgccggccccACCAGCTGA
- the LOC8084650 gene encoding sugar transport protein 1, with translation MAGGVAVAPSASAGKRQDYPGGLTQFVFMACTVAATGGLIFGYDIGISGGVTSMDPFLSRFFPSVYQKQAELLDGGNQYCKFDSQLLTLFTSSLYVSALVASLFAASVTRAAGRKWSMFAGGVTFLAGCALNGAAVNVAMLILGRVLLGVGVGFANQSVPVYLSEMAPMRMRGMLNNGFQLMITLGILLANLINYGTVKIAGGWGWRLSLGLAAVPAAIITVGSLFLPDTPNSLLERGRPEEAKRMLRRVRGTDDVAAEYDDLVAAGEASRAVTHPWRDIRQRRYRPQLVMAVAIPLFQQLTGINVIMFYAPVLFKTLGFGGTASLMSAVITGLVNLVSTLVSVFTVDRVGRRALFLEGGAQMLAAQVAVGALIGAKFGWSGVATVPAGYAAATVVVMCVYVAGFAWSWGPLGWLVPSEVMPLEVRPAGQSITVAVNMLMTFAVAQAFLPMLCRLKFVLFFAFAACVVVMTLFVALFLPETKGVPIEDMAGVWKTHWYWKRFVNDGDDTDGHGVDIELGCVGEAKK, from the coding sequence ATGGCGGGCGGGGTGGCAGTGGCGCCAAGCGCGTCGGCCGGCAAGCGGCAGGACTACCCCGGCGGGCTGACCCAGTTCGTGTTCATGGCGTGCACGGTGGCGGCCACGGGCGGGCTCATCTTCGGCTACGACATCGGCATCTCCGGCGGCGTCACGTCCATGGACCCCTTCCTCAGCCGCTTCTTCCCGTCGGTGTACCAGAAGCAGGCAGAGTTGCTGGACGGCGGCAACCAGTACTGCAAGTTCGACAGCCAGCTGCTGACGCTGTTCACGTCGTCGCTCTACGTGTCGGCGCTGGTCGCCTCGCTCTTCGCGGCCTCCGTCACCCGCGCCGCCGGCCGCAAGTGGTCCATGTTCGCCGGCGGGGTCACCTTCCTGGCAGGGTGCGCGCTCAACGGCGCGGCGGTGAACGTGGCGATGCTGATCCTGGGCCGCGTGCTGCTCGGCGTCGGCGTTGGGTTCGCCAACCAGAGCGTGCCGGTGTACCTGTCGGAGATGGCGCCCATGCGGATGCGCGGCATGCTCAACAACGGGTTCCAGCTCATGATCACGCTGGGGATCCTGCTGGCCAACCTCATCAACTACGGCACGGTTAAGATCGCCGGCGGGTGGGGGTGGCGCCTCAGCCTCGGGCTGGCGGCCGTCCCGGCCGCCATCATCACCGTCGGCTCGCTGTTCCTCCCAGACACGCCCAACTCCCTCCTGGAGCGCGGCCGGCCCGAGGAGGCGAAGCGGATGCTGCGGCGAGTGCGCGGCACCGACGACGTGGCCGCCGAGTACGACGACCTGGTGGCGGCCGGCGAGGCGTCCAGGGCGGTGACGCACCCGTGGCGCGACATCCGGCAGCGGCGGTACCGGCCCCAGCTGGTGATGGCGGTGGCGATCCCGCTGTTCCAGCAGCTGACGGGCATCAACGTCATCATGTTCTACGCGCCGGTGCTGTTCAAGACGCTGGGCTTCGGCGGCACCGCGTCGCTCATGTCGGCGGTGATCACCGGGCTCGTCAACCTCGTGTCCACGCTCGTGTCCGTGTTCACGGTGGACCGCGTCGGGCGGCGCGCGCTGTTCCTGGAGGGCGGGGCGCAGATGCTGGCGGCGCAGGTGGCGGTGGGCGCCCTCATCGGCGCCAAGTTCGGGTGGAGCGGCGTGGCGACGGTCCCGGCGGGGTACGCGGCGGCGACGGTGGTGGTGATGTGCGTCTACGTGGCCGGCTTCGCGTGGTCGTGGGGGCCCCTGGGGTGGCTGGTGCCCAGCGAGGTGATGCCGCTGGAGGTGCGGCCGGCGGGCCAGAGCATCACCGTCGCCGTCAACATGCTCATGACCTTCGCCGTGGCGCAGGCCTTCCTCCCCATGCTGTGCCGCCTCAAGTTCGTGCTCTTCTTCGCCTTCGCCGCCTGCGTGGTCGTCATGACTCTCTTCGTCGCGCTCTTCCTGCCGGAGACCAAGGGTGTGCCTATCGAGGACATGGCCGGCGTCTGGAAGACGCACTGGTACTGGAAACGGTTTGTCAACGACGGCGACGACACTGACGGCCATGGAGTCGACATCGAGCTGGGCTGCGTCGGCGAGGCAAAGAAGTAG
- the LOC8084649 gene encoding F-box/LRR-repeat protein 14 isoform X2 — protein MEEGRRRGDRSRRVPERLYTVDAEERGTICVGCGLHPATESFSLLCSRFPNLWKVEINYSGWTSIEAQGKQLGNQGLSVLSSHCSSLTDLSLSFCSDINDIGLGYLAHCKKLMALRLSFTPAITSDGLLSVAVGCKSLSTFHLVDCIKVDSVEWLEYLGRAGSVVELVVKDCKGISQFDLLKFGPGWMKLEKFEFEINGNYWLSGPPPDPASDARYPYKYDICCENLKDLRLAHIITMRSDDEGLPAPTAQEIGLRFLLRKCKALEKLCLDYVVGLDEDEMIALFQNCSNLRSLSLRLMPLHQRDWHFRTPLTDESLKALGLSCPMLEVVELTFTFCSSGYPTEIGFTQKGIVALIQTCPIRAFMLNGANMFFDSGLEGISSAPFLEQLELLDCKGITDAGMSFIAHAPRLSSLTLRKCQDVTDNGIAKLAHSAKLESLTVVGCHQISREGVQGAARLVRYSADSESHDSLKGMKLTGKPTAPPVLETFAA, from the exons ATGGAGGAAGGACGACGCCGCGGAGATCGATCCCGCCGAGTGCCAGAG CGCCTCTACACTGTTGATGCAGAGGAAAGGGGCACGATCTGTGTTGGCTGCGGCCTTCACCCTGCGACGGAATCCTTCTCATTATTGTGCTCCCGGTTCCCCAACTTGTGGAAAGTAGAGATCAATTACTCTGGTTGGACGTCCATCGAAGCCCAAGGGAAGCAGTTGGGCAACCAAGGCCTCTCTGTGCTGTCATCTCACTGTTCCTCACTGACGGATCTCAGCTTAAGCTTCTGTTCAGACATCAATGACATTGGCCTTGGTTATTTGGCACATTGCAAGAAGCTGATGGCCCTCAGGCTGAGCTTTACTCCAGCGATAACCTCAGATGGCCTTTTGTCAGTAGCGGTTGGGTGCAAGAGTCTATCTACTTTCCATCTTGTTGACTGCATTAAGGTAGACAGCGTCGAGTGGCTGGAGTACCTTGGCAGAGCTGGATCAGTGGTTGAACTTGTGGTGAAGGATTGCAAGGGAATCAGCCAGTTTGACCTCCTAAAGTTTGGTCCAGGATGGATGAAGCTTGAGAAGTTTGAGTTTGAGATCAATGGCAATTATTGGTTATCAGGGCCTCCCCCTGATCCTGCGTCTGATGCTCGCTACCCCTACAAATATGATATCTGCTGTGAGAACTTGAAGGATTTGAGGTTGGCACATATTATAACTATGCGCAGCGACGATGAGGGTCTCCCAGCACCAACTGCGCAAGAGATTGGACTCcgttttcttttgagaaagtgcAAAGCATTAGAGAAACTTTGTCTGGACTATGTTGTTGGTCTAGATGAGGACGAGATGATTGCTTTGTTCCAGAACTGCAGCAACCTTAGAAGCCTTTCACTTCGCCTCATGCCTCTGCACCAACGGGACTGGCATTTCAGGACACCACTGACTGATGAAAGCCTTAAGGCCCTTGGTCTCAGCTGCCCTATGCTTGAGGTTGTTGAGCTGACCTTTACGTTTTGTTCGAGTGGGTATCCAACAGAAATAGGCTTCACACAGAAAGGTATTGTTGCACTCATTCAGACTTGTCCAATTCGTGCTTTCATGCTGAATGGAGCGAACATGTTTTTTGACTCGGGGTTGGAGGGTATTTCATCGGCGCCATTCCTGGAGCAACTTGAGCTTTTGGATTGCAAGGGGATAACAGATGCTGGGATGAGTTTCATCGCGCATGCCCCGCGCTTGAGTAGTCTCACCCTCCGGAAATGCCAAGATGTGACTGATAATGGAATAGCCAAGCTGGCACATTCAGCGAAACTGGAGTCTCTGACCGTTGTAGGTTGCCATCAGATCTCCCGGGAAGGTGTTCAGGGGGCTGCCAGATTAGTTCGCTACTCAGCTGATTCTGAAAGCCATGATAGTCTCAAAGGAATGAAACTCACAGGCAAACCAACCGCACCGCCTGTTCTGGAAACCTTTGCAGCTTAG
- the LOC8084649 gene encoding F-box/LRR-repeat protein 14 isoform X1 — protein sequence MLILELGHCGLIICIRLILICLFHDSMSTFSMEDLQEPLLAEIIKRVTRTTDLNSISLVSKRLYTVDAEERGTICVGCGLHPATESFSLLCSRFPNLWKVEINYSGWTSIEAQGKQLGNQGLSVLSSHCSSLTDLSLSFCSDINDIGLGYLAHCKKLMALRLSFTPAITSDGLLSVAVGCKSLSTFHLVDCIKVDSVEWLEYLGRAGSVVELVVKDCKGISQFDLLKFGPGWMKLEKFEFEINGNYWLSGPPPDPASDARYPYKYDICCENLKDLRLAHIITMRSDDEGLPAPTAQEIGLRFLLRKCKALEKLCLDYVVGLDEDEMIALFQNCSNLRSLSLRLMPLHQRDWHFRTPLTDESLKALGLSCPMLEVVELTFTFCSSGYPTEIGFTQKGIVALIQTCPIRAFMLNGANMFFDSGLEGISSAPFLEQLELLDCKGITDAGMSFIAHAPRLSSLTLRKCQDVTDNGIAKLAHSAKLESLTVVGCHQISREGVQGAARLVRYSADSESHDSLKGMKLTGKPTAPPVLETFAA from the coding sequence ATGCTTATCCTTGAGCTTGGCCACTGTGGTTTGATTATCTGCATACGTTTAATTCTGATTTGCTTATTTCACGACTCTATGAGTACCTTCTCAATGGAGGATCTCCAAGAGCCACTACTGGCAGAAATCATTAAGAGGGTTACCAGGACAACTGATCTTAATTCAATTTCACTTGTGTCGAAGCGCCTCTACACTGTTGATGCAGAGGAAAGGGGCACGATCTGTGTTGGCTGCGGCCTTCACCCTGCGACGGAATCCTTCTCATTATTGTGCTCCCGGTTCCCCAACTTGTGGAAAGTAGAGATCAATTACTCTGGTTGGACGTCCATCGAAGCCCAAGGGAAGCAGTTGGGCAACCAAGGCCTCTCTGTGCTGTCATCTCACTGTTCCTCACTGACGGATCTCAGCTTAAGCTTCTGTTCAGACATCAATGACATTGGCCTTGGTTATTTGGCACATTGCAAGAAGCTGATGGCCCTCAGGCTGAGCTTTACTCCAGCGATAACCTCAGATGGCCTTTTGTCAGTAGCGGTTGGGTGCAAGAGTCTATCTACTTTCCATCTTGTTGACTGCATTAAGGTAGACAGCGTCGAGTGGCTGGAGTACCTTGGCAGAGCTGGATCAGTGGTTGAACTTGTGGTGAAGGATTGCAAGGGAATCAGCCAGTTTGACCTCCTAAAGTTTGGTCCAGGATGGATGAAGCTTGAGAAGTTTGAGTTTGAGATCAATGGCAATTATTGGTTATCAGGGCCTCCCCCTGATCCTGCGTCTGATGCTCGCTACCCCTACAAATATGATATCTGCTGTGAGAACTTGAAGGATTTGAGGTTGGCACATATTATAACTATGCGCAGCGACGATGAGGGTCTCCCAGCACCAACTGCGCAAGAGATTGGACTCcgttttcttttgagaaagtgcAAAGCATTAGAGAAACTTTGTCTGGACTATGTTGTTGGTCTAGATGAGGACGAGATGATTGCTTTGTTCCAGAACTGCAGCAACCTTAGAAGCCTTTCACTTCGCCTCATGCCTCTGCACCAACGGGACTGGCATTTCAGGACACCACTGACTGATGAAAGCCTTAAGGCCCTTGGTCTCAGCTGCCCTATGCTTGAGGTTGTTGAGCTGACCTTTACGTTTTGTTCGAGTGGGTATCCAACAGAAATAGGCTTCACACAGAAAGGTATTGTTGCACTCATTCAGACTTGTCCAATTCGTGCTTTCATGCTGAATGGAGCGAACATGTTTTTTGACTCGGGGTTGGAGGGTATTTCATCGGCGCCATTCCTGGAGCAACTTGAGCTTTTGGATTGCAAGGGGATAACAGATGCTGGGATGAGTTTCATCGCGCATGCCCCGCGCTTGAGTAGTCTCACCCTCCGGAAATGCCAAGATGTGACTGATAATGGAATAGCCAAGCTGGCACATTCAGCGAAACTGGAGTCTCTGACCGTTGTAGGTTGCCATCAGATCTCCCGGGAAGGTGTTCAGGGGGCTGCCAGATTAGTTCGCTACTCAGCTGATTCTGAAAGCCATGATAGTCTCAAAGGAATGAAACTCACAGGCAAACCAACCGCACCGCCTGTTCTGGAAACCTTTGCAGCTTAG
- the LOC8056394 gene encoding E3 ubiquitin-protein ligase RNF181, whose protein sequence is MDDGGDWITARYLLSSILGRNPLVVDYVDEESFPVDDPPSPSPSSPSCARRAEPPPPPVRAPAGVAGTVCAVCTEEIAAADAVVRLPCAHWYHHGCIAPWLGIRPTCPMCRAELPPSEPEAGGEGAGRAKPAAPARGVAAAGTSTGATATAAARVRREASHEYLAVAGGVLSG, encoded by the coding sequence ATGGACGACGGTGGCGACTGGATCACGGCGAGGTACCTCCTCTCGTCGATTCTTGGGCGGAACCCGCTGGTGGTGGACTACGTCGACGAGGAGTCCTTCCCCGTCGACGACCCTCCTAGTCCTAGTCCCTCCTCCCCCTCTTGCGCCCGCCGcgcggagccgccgccgccgccggtgcggGCGCCCGCGGGGGTGGCCGGGACGGTCTGCGCGGTGTGCACGGAGGAGATCGCCGCGGCGGACGCCGTCGTGCGCCTGCCCTGCGCGCACTGGTACCACCACGGCTGCATCGCGCCCTGGCTCGGGATCCGGCCCACCTGCCCCATGTGCCGCGCCGAGCTGCCGCCGAGCGAACCCGAGGCCGGCGGGGAAGGCGCGGGGCGTGCCAAGCCGGCGGCGCCCGCTCGGGGTGTTGCCGCCGCGGGGACCAGCACCGGTGCGACCGCGACCGCGGCCGCGCGCGTGCGGCGGGAAGCGTCGCACGAGtacctcgccgtcgccggcggcgtGTTGTCCGGCTGA
- the LOC8056392 gene encoding RING-H2 finger protein ATL80 isoform X2 gives MVIMAGMLPGVESARRRRVRQSSESGAARRPSLCLYAGGLGSSSSAAAAAASSKVWSGACGDTTAAMACAWMTTLGSDAREAKERLDHKLRGHRQPVVLKRHQTTSTRPPPAKPQDDATRGAGGSDGHHSATAPCGVLLHREVLPSLSSKPRKGGGCRFSWRRRPPAAESEAEAECAVCLEELRAGDVVARLPCAHRFHWSCAVPWVQAVSRCPVCRAHVHLAAGAGPTS, from the exons ATGGTCATCATGGCCGGCATGCTCCCCGGCGTGGAgagcgcgcggaggcggcgggTGCGGCAGTCGTCGGAGTCGggggcggcgcggcggccgtCCCTGTGCCTGTACGCCGGCGGGCTTGGTTCGTCGTcgtcggcagcagcagcagcagcttcgtCCAAG GTGTGGAGCGGCGCGTGCGGGGACACGACGGCGGCGATGGCGTGCGCGTGGATGACGACGCTGGGCAGCGACGCCCGGGAGGCCAAGGAGAGGCTGGATCACAAGCTCAGGGGACACAGACAGCCTGTGGTGCTCAAGAG GCATCAGACGACGAGCACGCGACCACCGCCGGCAAAACCGCAGGACGAcgcgacgcgcggcgccggcgGAAGCGACGGCCACCACTCGGCAACGGCGCCCTGCGGCGTGCTGCTGCACCGGGAGGTACTGCCGTCGCTGTCGTCGAAGCCGAGGAAAGGAGGAGGGTGCCGGTTCAGCtggcgccgccgcccgccggcggccgagtcggaggcggaggcggagtgcGCGGTGTGCCTGGAGGAGCTCCGCGCGGGGGACGTGGTGGCGCGCCTGCCCTGCGCGCACCGTTTCCACTGGTCATGCGCCGTGCCCTGGGTCCAGGCCGTCTCTCGGTGCCCCGTCTGCCGCGCCCACGTCCacctcgccgccggcgccggccccACCAGCTGA